The DNA segment GCGACTCAAGCAGCGCGCCAGTGTCATAACTCGCCAGAATGGAAGCGGGCCCGGTGCCGTTGATGTTGTAGGATGGGTAACAGATGGAGCCGATACCGGGGATGTCGGTGGAGGTGCTGCAACTgccgaggatggggttggcgTACTTCTCCCAGAAGCGCGTCTTGTACTCGAGGGCGACCTTGCAGGCGTTGGCGTACTCGAGCTTGCGGATggcgttggagatggtggcagGGAGGGTGGGCATTCTCCAGGAGCGGACGACGGAGAAGGGAGCAGAGATAATGGCGTAATCGTAGCCGGCAGAGGAGAGCTTGGACTTCTTCCCACTGCGGGGGTTGCTGTCTCGGTAGGAGAGCTGGACCTTCTTGGAACCCGTCTTGGAGTCGGTGGAGAAGGCAACACGCTCGACGGCACGGTTCATGATGGTATCCTTGTTGACCAACGGGTGAAAAGCCAAGGGGAGACGGTTGAGGCCGCCATCGATGGTCTTCCAGGAGGCGGCTCGGAAATAAGCGCCGCTGTAGATGCTGGACCAGTAGCTGTGATCGCTTCCGCCAATAACATCTGTGTCGTTGAGGCTACCCCCAAGATGGTGTGTCAGGAAAGCAAACTCGGACCAcgtatcaccaccaagaccctTGAGACCGTTCTCGATCCAGTCCTTGTGAGCTTTGAACATGTTGTTGGCCACATCCGCATACACACTGCTGGGAGGCATGTACTCGCTCAGGGCCGCAGCCAAAGCGATGGTCGAGTTGTCCCGGGGCATAGAAGGGGTCCCCAAGGAAGGATCGGCCGCAATCTGGGCAGAAGTTGGTGGCAGACCGGATGGGAGCTTGAAACCGTTCCTGTAGACCAGTCCGTTTGGCGAGCTCTGGTACCAAGGCTGGAAGCTGACGGTGAGGTTCTTGCTGTTCTTGTTCAGCTTGTTAATCTCCTCGGCGACCTGGAAGACGATCTGAGAGTCGGTGATTTCGAGCGTGCTGTTGGTTGCTGGATCATTGTAGGTCCAGGGGAACCGCATCGGGCCCATCTCCTGGTAGGAGTAATCGAAAGCCTTGCCGCGCAGGTACTCGGTGTGAACTCTGCCACCAAGACGGTTGCCGGCCTCAATGATCTTGACATTCTTGAGGCCCGCTTGAGTGAGGACGAGATAGCTCATCAGCCCAGACATGCCGGCACCCACAATGGcgacctccttctccttggcggCCTTGACGTCAATGGGCCCCGGTTGTTGGTcctggaggagcttgacaCCCTCGAACCAGGGACCAAGGGTTTCAATTCCCGTGGCGTTGGTCATGGCGATGGCTGTGGATCGTTAGCAAATGAGGTGCGTCTTGTTTCACCAGAGTTGAACTGACCAGCTCGCTTCTCTGCTCTCTTTGCGTGGCGATTCTCCAGGAGCTGAGGCTCACTCCTCCCCAGAAGCTGCCCGGCGGAGTTCCAGGCGGAGAGGCATCCCCCAGACTCAGACCTCTCGGGAAGCTTCCACACAAGGCGTGTCCCCTGTCTCTTTCCCTGGATCTCGCCCACGGTGTGATGCGCATCTCTAGCAGAGAGAGATGAGCAAGAACCGTAGGAAACGGTGACAGGACCGGCCACGTCTCTCTCGACAAACAGGTGGACGTTGCCAAGGCGAGAGGTCACGGCATGGCGAGTCTCGAGCCTGACAGGGTggctgttgaggttgactgaagcagcagcagcacctccgaggaggaggaaagatgTAAAGCCGACCATTgtgaggagagggggttggtgggacCTGGTCGTTCTACCCAGAAGACAGTCTCAGCAGGCCTGGGGCTCGGGGTCTTTTATACGGAAGGGCGCTCTCAACATGGCCGTGCCGGCTTACCATCCCGAGCTCGGAGAGGTGAAGCCTCGGAACATGGACGAAGAGTCCACCCACGCATAATCGGATCAATTGCTCCATCGATACACAGTTTCCCTGTTGAGGTCAGGTGCGGGATGGACGCCTGCCCGACAGCTAACGCCCGTTTTGTGTAAATCTTTGACAAATCGTGCCTCCCCCCCGCGAGGAAGGCGAATACCTACCCTGGTGTGTTCTGTTCTGATTGACTGCTttgggagaagatggaggggcggTTAGCAGCGTGGGTGGATTGGATCCTTGTCAGACTTTGTCCCCGatccctcttcaccatcgTACCGAAGGATCCGAGAGGTGCTCTTTTGCGCTGTGCAGTTGCAGTAGTTATCGGGTCTAGTAGATATCTGCATATCCTGGGGAAGTTCGCTTGGAAGACGACCGTTGTTATCCGTATCTTGGCCCCCATGCTGGTGGAGCGCCACCCCATTCCTGTTCGGGAAGGTGGTTGATTTGTCAACAGCAGGACACAGCTAAAGGAGCAAAACTCCATCTTGTTGTCGTGATAAGGCGCGTTTTTCTTGATTCGTTGGTTGCAATTGGTCATGGGTTGTCAACGGCTTCGTTGATGTTATACCAAAGGCGTAGAGGGACCCGTCTCTGATTCTGAGGTGGTCAGCCGGGAGAACTCCATTTCCGAGTGAAAAGGCTACGTAAGGTAGCTTGCGTAAACAGATACAAATCTACCTACATAtctttccatctcatcagGGGCTCCTTTCGTATCATCGTTTAGCTCGTGTGCTAATAAGTCTCTCGTACTTCGGGTTGCCTGCCGGTTGTACAAGCAGTTTCGATGAGAGGTTCCGTCGTGTCTAGCTAACAAAGAAGTACCATCGTGAAGGTTGTTATCTCGCTTGCccatgatgaagaagcaAAAAGCAAATTTGCACCGGTGGCTTTGGCAATATGAAGTAAACAAACAGAGTATAAAAAATAGGGGTGACAACCGAGGCCTGTCAGTCGCAATGAGCCGGTTACATTGGGCGCAAGGCGGGTAAGGtaaaggtaaggtaggtacccTACCTACGGAGCATTGCATGGTGCTAAGGTAGGTACCAGATGACGCAATTCGAACCAGAGTTTTGATCTGAGAAGCTATAGTTAAGGCATGAGCAGAGTCTCATCCCCCTAGATAGGGTCTAGTCCCAGTACCCACACGTTGATAGGTCTTTATCAATGTCCCTCCCCCCGtgtcaaactcctcccatGAAACCTTGCCAGCCAACTAttcgccatcatcactctGATTCTCTTACCCCAGATCATGAAAACGAAGACCATCATGTTGTTTACCACCAAGATGGGGACGAAAGCCGCCACAACAATCGTGACATATCCATGCTTGAGGATCCAGTTCAACAGCTCCCCGCTAAAACCAAAGCTGATGGCCTGCTTGCCAAGgttcatgatgatgagcatCTCGCTCAAGTTGGCATTGTACGAATCAACCGCATAAGCCAATGTGAGTGTGAAGTAAAAGTAGCCAGCCCACTGGGTGATACCGATCGCGATGAAGTAGCATATCCAGTGGAGATCTCTGGCGGCAGCCATACCAAAGAGAACTTGGCCTGCCGGAGCGACAAACGCGGCAGGAATGAGAACCCCCAGTCTCATTTCGGCTTCTCTGATGCCCCCATTCCTCCTTGTGAGCCTCGCGGCCAGGATATCGGATGCCGGGAGTAGAGGAAGAGCAAGGCCGAAACCAATAAAAGTCGCAATGGCGCTCAGACCAGAATTTGTCTCGGGCCAATTGTATGGGGGCTGGACAATCTTCAACGGGAAGACAaagttgaaggagaagccgCACAGTCCAATATAGATGCCGTAGGTGGCGATGACCCAGAAGGTGGAAGGAACTAAGAGATGGGTGAAAGCTCTGAATGGCATGGCCCAAAAGTCACACGTGTAGTCGAACTTGTCCGGGAAGATGCTGAGCTGCTGTTTCCAAGACTTGCGCCGAGGAAGGACAGAATTGCCCGACAGCTCTGCAGTCTCTGGCTGCCGCTCCTTCTCATTGCCTTCTGCCGTGGTCGCAGCCGACGTCACAACCTCGAGGTTGCTCCCGCTTGACGACCCACCTGACGGAGCAACAGGAGCTCTGAAATACAACGACTCTtccacaaaaagaaaacacaaaagcaaaagcgCAACACCAAAAGCCAGCTCGACATAAAAGAACAAGTTCCACGAATACCCGGCCGCAAGCATAAACCCGCAAAACATCGGCCCAGTCGCTCCCAGACACAAGGCAACCGTATACCAccccaacttcttccctctctcgtgcaagaagaagatgtcaTTCACCAACTGTACCGGCAATGCCTCGCAAACCCCGCTCCCAAAAGCATGCACAATCCTCCATGCTAGCAAACCCCCATACGTCGTCGATTGACTCGCCCCGATGATCCCCCCAATATATGCCACCAGGCTCAGCAACATGACCGGTCGCCTCCCGTACCTCTTGTACAACGGCACCAAGATCACACTCCCAAACCCGAAAATCAAGTTGGGGTAGTTCACCAGCCCTGCCGCCGTGTTGGGATCGACGTTGAACTGAGCGGACCAAAGCCCGATGTACACTGCCGGTCCGAGCAAGGCAGAGATTCccaggaaggaaaaggcgcAGGCGCAAAACATGATCATATGTTTCTTGAACTTGGTCCATTGTAAGGGGTCGTTGGGGTCGGCCGAGGGGACAGGGAAGAGGGCCTGGCCGTAGTGGGTTTCTTCACCCTCTTTGGCGGCGAGGCTCACGGTGCCTGGGATGGACTCCTCGTGAGCGTGGCTGTGGGGATCATGGCGGATGGCGATGGCCATTTTGGGAGGCGTGTGAAAGAGGGCAATGTGCTTTTGTCAGATGTCTGTCACCCAGATTACCAAACTGTTGACACAGACGTCAGCAGTGGTATGTCTTGACACTGGACATACAAGAAAGGGTAAACAGATGGCACCCGGGGAAGGGAATCAGGAGGATATTATATGTAAATCCCATCGAGAATGATCAGCCGGCCACGTGAACGATCCTGCAAGATATATACATTCCATTCAACCCCCTCATTCAACAATAGCAATAGGAGAGTTGGACTGACACCACCGAGCTTCCTCGGACAATGAAAGGGCGAACTGGTTGCACAACAAGCACTACCGCCCCCAGGAATTACGCTGGTAGCTGCCGTGGCGACGTTGTAAGATCTACATTCGGAAGATGGCAACCTGCAATGGCACGAGCCAATActggcacacacacacatatataCAGTACCGCGGGAGGATGCCAGCCGGTACACCCACCTCATCTGCACGAACCATGCTCCAGATAGTGGGCATACTCAACCACGTGGTGAATGTGTATGTCAGAGAtccccaatcccccctcGTTTGCCTTGGTTTGCGACTTAGCGATAAAGCAAAGCAGCACAAGTAAGATACATGCTCACCGTGTAACCTTTTTCACAAGGGAAATCTTGGGGGTAAAACCACAAGACAACATCGATGTCATGTCCACAGAGAAGCATGCACCTACTCGGACGGGTTAAAGGATCAAACTGGATGACATTTACCAAAGTTTATACATCAAAAACCgtctcaatctccttctctGGCTGTCAGATCTGGAGATTGGAGGTACCGGGAGTGTGTTTCCTGCCACAAACATGAGGAAGACGGTTGCTGTCTATCTGACCTGAGAGTGCCGGCTTGGAAGCCGACATGCGTTATGCTGTTGGCTCTGAACTGTCCGCTCCATGTCCATTGGATTCACCCGTCGCACGGCATGTTGTGTTTATGCATAGTTCTCGTCCAATGTTTCTGTAGGTCCTCCGCTTTGGGACGGTCTCTTTTGATCTGTTGGCCGTTTATTTCAGAACTTTGTTCTGGGTCAA comes from the Podospora pseudocomata strain CBS 415.72m chromosome 5, whole genome shotgun sequence genome and includes:
- a CDS encoding hypothetical protein (COG:H; EggNog:ENOG503NX1U), which translates into the protein MVGFTSFLLLGGAAAASVNLNSHPVRLETRHAVTSRLGNVHLFVERDVAGPVTVSYGSCSSLSARDAHHTVGEIQGKRQGTRLVWKLPERSESGGCLSAWNSAGQLLGRSEPQLLENRHAKRAEKRAAIAMTNATGIETLGPWFEGVKLLQDQQPGPIDVKAAKEKEVAIVGAGMSGLMSYLVLTQAGLKNVKIIEAGNRLGGRVHTEYLRGKAFDYSYQEMGPMRFPWTYNDPATNSTLEITDSQIVFQVAEEINKLNKNSKNLTVSFQPWYQSSPNGLVYRNGFKLPSGLPPTSAQIAADPSLGTPSMPRDNSTIALAAALSEYMPPSSVYADVANNMFKAHKDWIENGLKGLGGDTWSEFAFLTHHLGGSLNDTDVIGGSDHSYWSSIYSGAYFRAASWKTIDGGLNRLPLAFHPLVNKDTIMNRAVERVAFSTDSKTGSKKVQLSYRDSNPRSGKKSKLSSAGYDYAIISAPFSVVRSWRMPTLPATISNAIRKLEYANACKVALEYKTRFWEKYANPILGSCSTSTDIPGIGSICYPSYNINGTGPASILASYDTGALLESLSEEEHVQYVLDAMTEIHGEETRKLYTGRYNRRCWAQDELTRGGWANPSIGQHQLYIPEYFKTYDGLIFVGEHTSYTHAWIASALESGIRGGVQLLLELGLVDEAKEAVDKWMARWIDI
- a CDS encoding hypothetical protein (EggNog:ENOG503NVEM; COG:S); this translates as MAIAIRHDPHSHAHEESIPGTVSLAAKEGEETHYGQALFPVPSADPNDPLQWTKFKKHMIMFCACAFSFLGISALLGPAVYIGLWSAQFNVDPNTAAGLVNYPNLIFGFGSVILVPLYKRYGRRPVMLLSLVAYIGGIIGASQSTTYGGLLAWRIVHAFGSGVCEALPVQLVNDIFFLHERGKKLGWYTVALCLGATGPMFCGFMLAAGYSWNLFFYVELAFGVALLLLCFLFVEESLYFRAPVAPSGGSSSGSNLEVVTSAATTAEGNEKERQPETAELSGNSVLPRRKSWKQQLSIFPDKFDYTCDFWAMPFRAFTHLLVPSTFWVIATYGIYIGLCGFSFNFVFPLKIVQPPYNWPETNSGLSAIATFIGFGLALPLLPASDILAARLTRRNGGIREAEMRLGVLIPAAFVAPAGQVLFGMAAARDLHWICYFIAIGITQWAGYFYFTLTLAYAVDSYNANLSEMLIIMNLGKQAISFGFSGELLNWILKHGYVTIVVAAFVPILVVNNMMVFVFMIWGKRIRVMMANSWLARFHGRSLTRGEGH